The Leucobacter viscericola genome includes a window with the following:
- a CDS encoding acyl-CoA dehydrogenase family protein, whose product MLHAKTESIAPGTLEPEYELWEPIDADVAGSFSGISSEDRAYRDRARAFVQQEVKPVIAGYWDRAEYPLNLAKRLGDLDLLRDGIDVPGFPKQSLLAAGLTTMELARGDGSIATIVAVQGALALRSIAACGSEEQRSRWLEPLARGQELGAFALTEPTHGSDSVSLETTAETTSDGFVINGHKKWIGSGSVGQITVVWARGDDGQVQGFLVPQDAPGYNATTIEGKASLRAIWQAEIELDNVRVAADAKMPGANSFKDTSRILRATRLGVAWAALGHATAVYETSVHYAKQRVQFGRPLAASQIVQARLAEMLSQLTSVQTLLMQLTRAEDAGELTGPGASLGKYTATRTARAMCANARDLLGGNGILLENRVARHFADIESIHTYEGTETVQALIIGREITGVSAFV is encoded by the coding sequence GTGTTGCACGCGAAGACAGAATCGATTGCCCCCGGCACCCTGGAACCCGAATACGAGCTCTGGGAGCCGATTGATGCGGACGTAGCGGGCAGCTTCAGTGGTATTTCGAGCGAGGATCGCGCCTACCGCGACAGGGCTCGCGCGTTTGTGCAGCAAGAGGTGAAACCCGTGATTGCGGGGTACTGGGATCGCGCGGAGTACCCGCTGAACCTCGCGAAGCGGCTTGGCGATCTCGACCTGCTGCGTGACGGTATCGACGTGCCGGGGTTTCCGAAGCAGAGCCTGCTCGCCGCCGGGCTCACCACCATGGAGCTAGCAAGGGGAGACGGTTCGATCGCGACCATCGTCGCCGTGCAGGGCGCGCTGGCCCTGCGGTCAATCGCCGCCTGCGGTTCTGAGGAGCAGCGGAGCCGCTGGCTTGAGCCCCTTGCTCGCGGACAAGAACTGGGCGCCTTTGCGCTCACCGAGCCCACTCACGGTTCGGACTCGGTATCGCTCGAGACAACCGCCGAGACCACAAGCGATGGTTTTGTGATCAACGGCCACAAGAAGTGGATCGGCTCGGGCAGCGTCGGGCAGATAACGGTGGTCTGGGCTCGTGGCGATGACGGCCAGGTGCAGGGATTCCTGGTGCCCCAGGATGCGCCCGGCTATAACGCAACGACCATCGAGGGCAAAGCCTCACTGCGTGCAATCTGGCAGGCGGAGATTGAGCTCGACAACGTGCGCGTCGCTGCAGACGCGAAGATGCCCGGTGCGAACTCCTTTAAGGACACCTCGCGGATCCTGCGGGCCACCCGCCTCGGCGTTGCCTGGGCGGCGCTCGGCCACGCAACCGCGGTCTACGAAACCTCCGTGCACTACGCGAAGCAGCGTGTGCAGTTCGGGCGCCCGCTCGCGGCATCACAGATTGTGCAGGCCCGACTCGCTGAGATGCTGAGCCAGCTCACCTCGGTGCAAACGCTGCTGATGCAGTTGACCCGCGCAGAAGACGCGGGCGAGCTGACCGGGCCCGGCGCATCGCTCGGTAAGTACACGGCGACCCGCACCGCGCGCGCCATGTGCGCCAACGCGAGAGACCTGCTCGGGGGCAACGGGATCCTGCTCGAAAATCGCGTGGCCAGACACTTTGCAGACATCGAGTCGATCCACACCTACGAGGGCACTGAAACCGTTCAGGCTCTCATTATCGGCCGCGAGATCACGGGTGTCTCGGCGTTTGTGTAG
- a CDS encoding TetR/AcrR family transcriptional regulator, translating into MVTNQPPAASAKDNAPENSVAAIRRLTEKGYDSTTAEDLAEAVGMSRSTFFRRFGSKDDVVFADHDHALTQLERFLDSTTLPPAEAVVEGTADVLRLLVRDPEAARLRFELMRLTPSLRDRELVITHRYERVFARYLQAALPAEAAAWATPALAAGLVAVHNTTLRQWLRDPHPDVVPLLCRDLRQLVSSFTPWLAKPGTTPGANRVMVAVYDTAASPEEVLSSIAAKLGA; encoded by the coding sequence ATGGTCACAAACCAGCCGCCCGCAGCGTCAGCAAAAGACAATGCTCCCGAGAACTCGGTCGCCGCGATCCGCCGCCTCACCGAGAAGGGATACGACAGCACAACTGCCGAAGACCTCGCCGAAGCCGTCGGCATGAGTCGCAGCACGTTCTTTCGCCGCTTTGGCAGCAAGGACGACGTGGTGTTCGCGGATCACGACCACGCGCTCACCCAGCTCGAGCGCTTTCTCGATTCGACCACGCTGCCGCCAGCAGAGGCGGTGGTGGAGGGAACCGCCGACGTGCTTCGCCTTTTGGTTCGGGATCCAGAGGCCGCGCGGCTCCGCTTCGAACTCATGCGTCTCACCCCCTCGCTGCGCGACCGCGAGCTTGTCATAACGCACCGCTACGAGCGGGTGTTTGCCCGCTACCTGCAGGCAGCGCTACCCGCCGAGGCAGCAGCATGGGCGACCCCAGCTCTGGCAGCGGGTCTTGTCGCCGTGCACAACACGACGCTGCGCCAGTGGCTGCGCGATCCCCACCCCGATGTGGTGCCGCTGCTCTGCAGGGACCTCCGCCAGCTCGTGTCGTCGTTTACGCCGTGGCTTGCGAAGCCCGGCACTACCCCCGGCGCCAACCGGGTCATGGTGGCGGTCTACGACACGGCGGCTTCACCCGAGGAAGTACTTTCCTCGATAGCCGCCAAGCTCGGGGCGTAG
- a CDS encoding MBL fold metallo-hydrolase: protein MAARIEGHVTSGTFSLDGGTWDVDNNVWIVGDDSEVVVIDPAHDAAEIADAVGTRRVAAILLTHGHDDHIRAAREAAELLRAPIYLHPADRMLWDAVYEEAPDAELADGQVIPIAGIELTAVHTPGHSPGSTSFVAPALGAVFTGDTLFQGGPGATGRSYSDFPTIIDSIRDRLLVLAPETVVHTGHGDTTTIGAEAPHLAEWIARGH, encoded by the coding sequence ATGGCGGCACGAATTGAGGGCCACGTTACGAGCGGCACGTTCTCGCTCGACGGTGGCACCTGGGACGTTGACAATAACGTTTGGATCGTCGGCGACGACTCCGAGGTCGTAGTTATCGACCCCGCGCACGATGCCGCGGAGATCGCCGACGCGGTTGGCACACGTCGTGTTGCCGCGATCCTACTGACGCACGGGCACGACGACCACATTCGTGCCGCGCGCGAGGCTGCAGAGCTGCTGCGGGCACCGATCTACCTGCACCCCGCTGACCGGATGCTGTGGGACGCCGTCTACGAGGAAGCTCCCGACGCCGAGCTCGCCGACGGTCAGGTCATTCCGATCGCGGGGATCGAACTGACTGCCGTGCACACGCCGGGGCACTCGCCGGGCTCGACGAGTTTCGTTGCGCCGGCGCTCGGCGCGGTGTTTACCGGAGACACCCTGTTTCAGGGCGGGCCGGGCGCGACGGGTCGCTCGTACAGCGATTTCCCGACGATCATCGATTCGATTCGGGATCGGCTGCTCGTGCTGGCGCCCGAGACCGTCGTGCACACGGGCCACGGCGACACGACCACGATTGGGGCGGAGGCTCCGCACCTAGCGGAGTGGATCGCGCGGGGTCACTGA
- a CDS encoding S-(hydroxymethyl)mycothiol dehydrogenase, with amino-acid sequence MVYRVQGVVVREKNAPATIETVLVPDPGPGEAVVDIITSGVCHTDLHYKQGGINDEFPFLLGHEATGRVAAVGEGVTEVAVGDRVILNWRAVCGQCRACAKGQPQYCFATHNAKQKMTLEDGTELSAALGIGAFIEKTLVAAGQCTKIDEESDAAAVGLLGCGVMAGIGAAMNTGEIKRGESVAVIGCGGVGTAAIAGAQLAGATTIIAVDIDDAKLEQAKRFGATHTVNSRSLDAVEAIREHTGGFGADVVIDAVGRPETYKQAFYARDLAGRVVLVGVPTPEMQLELPLLDVFGRGGSLKSSWYGDCLPSRDFAMLIDQYKLGRLDLDGFVTERIGLGDVEAAFARMGDGTVLRSVVEL; translated from the coding sequence ATGGTGTATCGAGTTCAAGGTGTTGTTGTTCGCGAGAAAAACGCGCCCGCGACCATCGAAACGGTGTTGGTGCCGGATCCGGGCCCGGGGGAGGCCGTCGTTGACATCATCACGAGCGGCGTCTGCCACACCGACCTGCACTACAAGCAGGGCGGCATCAACGACGAGTTCCCGTTTCTGCTGGGCCACGAGGCCACCGGCCGGGTTGCGGCGGTTGGCGAGGGTGTGACCGAGGTCGCGGTGGGGGATCGCGTGATCCTCAACTGGCGTGCCGTGTGTGGGCAGTGCCGCGCGTGTGCCAAGGGCCAGCCGCAGTACTGCTTCGCAACGCACAACGCTAAGCAGAAGATGACGCTCGAAGACGGCACGGAATTGTCTGCCGCACTCGGCATTGGTGCGTTCATCGAGAAGACGCTTGTCGCGGCGGGTCAGTGCACGAAGATCGATGAGGAGTCGGACGCCGCGGCAGTCGGGCTGCTCGGCTGCGGTGTGATGGCCGGGATCGGCGCTGCGATGAACACGGGCGAGATCAAGCGAGGCGAGTCCGTCGCTGTGATCGGCTGCGGTGGTGTGGGTACGGCCGCGATTGCGGGCGCTCAGCTCGCAGGGGCCACGACCATCATCGCTGTTGACATCGACGACGCAAAGCTTGAGCAGGCGAAGCGCTTTGGCGCGACGCACACCGTCAACTCGCGCTCGCTAGACGCGGTTGAGGCGATCCGGGAGCACACCGGCGGGTTCGGTGCCGACGTGGTGATTGACGCGGTCGGTCGCCCTGAAACCTACAAGCAGGCGTTCTACGCGCGGGATCTTGCGGGGCGGGTGGTGCTGGTCGGCGTGCCAACCCCAGAGATGCAGCTTGAGCTGCCGCTGCTTGATGTGTTTGGTCGTGGCGGATCGCTGAAGTCGTCGTGGTACGGCGATTGCCTGCCGAGTCGGGACTTCGCCATGCTGATTGATCAGTACAAGCTGGGTCGCCTCGACCTCGATGGGTTTGTGACCGAGCGCATTGGTCTTGGTGATGTTGAAGCTGCCTTCGCCCGCATGGGCGACGGCACCGTACTGCGATCGGTGGTGGAGCTGTAA
- the secA2 gene encoding accessory Sec system translocase SecA2: protein MSNTKPQTWASRLLGKPGSVSFKRFAKATPFTTEASQVAAEALGLQPFSEQQLATRALLAGHAIEMDTGEGKTLVGALAAAGHVQNGRSVHVLSVNDYLARRDAEWMGPFYAALNMTVAWIGQQTSHAERQRAYQCDVVYAPVSEIGFDVLRDRFAVSQAARVNPTRDVAIVDEADAVMIDEAMVPLVLAGSSGHVAEEFTEATHLVAGLEQDTHFVVSSDRAVATLTDEGLEHLEGALGGISLYAAAHMDRLTAINLALHARVALIRDVDYLVENGSIRLINASRGRVSELQRWPDGLHAALEAKEGLAATPAGVVLDTMTVHELLRGYETLSGMSGTILAVAEELEDSYGLKSGRIERHVPNQRVDEPDRVFLTEAEKWAALVDEISRRHGTGQPILVGTRSVAESEQLAERLREAAIPNRLLNAKNDAEEATVIAKAGEYGAVTISTQMSGRGTDIRLGGPDEHDRDRVVSLGGLAVLAAGRDESGRLDAQLRGRSGRQGDPGSSTVFVSLEDDLVQHNAPDHLLKQVEAQGDALAPRDRRQIVDTAQRIAEGIRQDRHRATQEYNRAISEQRATVLAVRDRVEHHGLGLTKLGELIPEHLAELDAARGEQAVAETTRLATLHFLDSEWTRHLAELQEVRDGIHLRSLGGQDPVQEFHITALRAFEGFFDAAFERAAEFMLGLSAEDVGKDVEELGLIRPSATWTYMTHDDPFGSTGDRFARNLGRLWRTRVMGAE, encoded by the coding sequence GTGAGTAACACGAAGCCGCAGACCTGGGCGTCGCGCCTGCTCGGCAAGCCCGGGTCCGTCTCGTTCAAGCGCTTCGCCAAGGCGACACCGTTCACCACCGAAGCGAGTCAGGTTGCGGCCGAAGCACTCGGTCTGCAGCCCTTCTCCGAGCAGCAGTTGGCAACCCGGGCCCTGCTCGCGGGTCACGCGATCGAGATGGACACGGGCGAGGGCAAGACCCTGGTCGGTGCGCTCGCCGCGGCCGGTCACGTTCAAAACGGGCGTAGCGTGCACGTGCTGTCCGTCAACGACTACCTCGCGCGGCGAGATGCGGAGTGGATGGGGCCGTTCTACGCGGCCCTCAATATGACGGTCGCGTGGATCGGGCAACAGACGAGCCACGCAGAACGCCAGCGGGCCTACCAGTGCGACGTTGTGTACGCACCGGTCAGCGAGATCGGGTTCGACGTGCTGCGTGACAGGTTCGCCGTCTCGCAGGCAGCTCGTGTGAACCCGACCCGAGACGTTGCGATCGTTGACGAGGCCGACGCCGTGATGATCGACGAGGCGATGGTTCCGCTGGTGCTTGCCGGAAGCAGCGGGCACGTCGCTGAGGAGTTCACCGAGGCAACCCACCTGGTCGCTGGTTTGGAGCAGGACACACACTTTGTGGTCAGCTCAGACAGGGCGGTTGCGACTCTCACGGACGAGGGGCTCGAACACCTCGAGGGTGCCCTCGGTGGCATTAGCCTGTACGCTGCGGCCCACATGGATCGGCTAACCGCCATTAATCTCGCTCTGCACGCGCGAGTTGCCCTGATTCGCGACGTCGATTACCTCGTGGAGAACGGCAGCATCCGACTTATCAACGCGAGCAGAGGCCGTGTCTCCGAGCTGCAGCGCTGGCCAGACGGGTTACACGCGGCACTCGAAGCGAAGGAGGGCCTCGCCGCCACCCCCGCCGGAGTGGTGCTCGACACCATGACCGTGCACGAACTACTGCGTGGCTACGAGACCCTCTCGGGCATGAGCGGCACGATCCTCGCCGTTGCGGAAGAGCTCGAAGATTCTTATGGACTCAAATCTGGCAGGATCGAGCGGCACGTTCCCAACCAGCGCGTTGACGAGCCAGACCGCGTGTTTTTGACGGAGGCCGAAAAGTGGGCGGCTCTGGTCGACGAGATCAGCCGCAGGCACGGTACCGGCCAGCCGATTCTCGTCGGCACCCGAAGTGTCGCCGAGTCGGAGCAGCTCGCCGAGCGGCTCCGCGAGGCCGCGATCCCGAACCGACTTCTCAACGCGAAGAACGACGCAGAAGAGGCGACGGTCATTGCGAAAGCGGGTGAATACGGTGCCGTGACCATTTCAACCCAGATGTCTGGCCGCGGAACCGACATCCGTTTGGGTGGGCCAGATGAGCACGACCGCGATCGTGTTGTCAGCCTCGGCGGTCTTGCGGTGCTGGCCGCGGGGCGCGATGAGTCCGGGCGGCTCGATGCTCAGTTGCGCGGGCGCTCGGGCAGGCAGGGCGATCCCGGATCGAGCACGGTCTTTGTGTCGCTCGAAGATGATCTCGTGCAGCACAACGCTCCAGATCACCTGCTCAAGCAGGTGGAGGCTCAGGGAGATGCGCTTGCCCCGCGGGATCGGCGGCAGATCGTCGACACCGCCCAGCGGATCGCAGAGGGCATTCGCCAGGATCGCCACAGGGCAACCCAGGAGTACAACCGGGCGATATCGGAGCAGCGAGCCACCGTGCTCGCGGTGCGCGACAGGGTCGAGCATCACGGACTTGGGCTGACAAAGCTCGGTGAGTTGATCCCGGAGCACCTCGCCGAGCTTGATGCTGCTCGCGGCGAGCAGGCCGTTGCGGAGACCACGCGGCTCGCCACACTGCATTTTCTCGACAGCGAGTGGACCCGGCACCTAGCCGAGCTGCAAGAGGTTCGCGACGGTATTCACCTGCGTTCGCTCGGCGGGCAGGATCCGGTGCAGGAGTTTCACATCACAGCGCTTCGGGCGTTCGAGGGATTCTTTGACGCCGCGTTCGAACGAGCCGCCGAATTTATGCTCGGGCTGAGCGCGGAAGACGTCGGAAAAGATGTCGAAGAGCTTGGGCTGATCCGCCCCTCAGCAACCTGGACCTACATGACCCACGATGATCCCTTTGGCAGCACGGGAGACCGTTTTGCCAGGAACCTTGGGCGGCTGTGGCGTACCCGGGTGATGGGTGCCGAGTAG
- a CDS encoding NADP-dependent oxidoreductase — protein MQPMTSTEIQLAARPTGWPTHDNFHVATVELGDLKPGEVRVANAYVSVDPYMRGRMNDVRSYVAPYAIGERITGGAIGRVIASAADTLPVGTVVLHQHGWSDVIQADAATFRAVPELEGVPLSLYLHILGMTGLTAYVGLTRIAQMREGDTVFISGAAGAVGTAAGQIARLLGAKRVIGSAGSPEKVRLLTEKYGYDTALNYRDAPIRKQLAEAVPEGIDVYFDNVGGDHLEAALDMMNDGGRLALCGAITAYNSTERVPGPDNMANIITRALSIRGFTLSAHLDLSAEFNARMTEWFAAGKIAYDETVVDGIEHTVDAFIDMMRGANTGKMLVRTGE, from the coding sequence ATGCAGCCCATGACCAGCACCGAAATCCAGCTTGCAGCGCGTCCCACCGGGTGGCCGACGCACGACAACTTTCACGTCGCGACCGTTGAACTCGGCGATCTGAAACCCGGCGAGGTGCGTGTTGCCAACGCGTACGTCTCCGTTGATCCTTACATGCGTGGCCGCATGAACGACGTGCGCAGCTACGTCGCCCCGTACGCGATTGGCGAGCGGATCACCGGGGGAGCAATCGGCCGGGTCATCGCGTCTGCCGCAGACACCCTTCCAGTGGGAACCGTGGTGTTGCACCAGCACGGTTGGTCCGACGTGATCCAGGCCGATGCGGCAACGTTCCGCGCGGTGCCCGAGCTAGAGGGTGTGCCCCTTTCGCTCTACCTACACATCTTAGGGATGACGGGGCTGACGGCGTACGTTGGTCTCACTCGGATCGCGCAGATGCGCGAGGGCGACACCGTGTTTATCTCGGGGGCTGCCGGTGCGGTCGGCACTGCCGCTGGACAGATTGCGCGGTTGCTGGGCGCGAAGCGGGTCATCGGATCAGCGGGCAGCCCCGAAAAGGTGCGGCTACTCACCGAGAAGTACGGCTACGACACGGCCCTGAACTACAGGGACGCGCCGATCCGCAAGCAGCTTGCTGAGGCGGTACCCGAGGGCATCGACGTGTACTTCGACAACGTCGGTGGAGACCACCTCGAGGCGGCGCTCGACATGATGAACGACGGCGGACGACTCGCGCTCTGCGGTGCAATCACCGCCTACAACTCGACCGAGCGTGTGCCGGGCCCCGACAACATGGCAAACATCATCACCCGTGCACTTTCGATTCGCGGTTTCACGCTCTCGGCGCACCTCGACCTGTCCGCCGAGTTCAACGCTCGCATGACCGAGTGGTTTGCTGCAGGCAAGATTGCCTACGATGAGACCGTTGTCGACGGCATTGAGCACACGGTCGACGCGTTTATCGACATGATGCGCGGGGCCAACACGGGCAAGATGCTCGTGCGAACAGGTGAGTAA
- a CDS encoding DUF1304 domain-containing protein produces MLIAAMILAGIAALLHVYIFVMESITWTSRKTRATFGISEQEAEATREMAFNQGFYNLFLAIVTAVGVILLAIGQVPAGAALTFAGVGSMAAAATVLLLSSPDKRGAALKQGTIPLVAVILLIIAVAM; encoded by the coding sequence GTGTTGATCGCAGCAATGATTTTGGCGGGGATCGCCGCACTCTTGCACGTCTACATCTTTGTGATGGAGTCGATCACCTGGACGAGCCGCAAGACCCGGGCGACCTTCGGCATCAGCGAGCAAGAGGCCGAGGCCACCCGCGAGATGGCCTTCAACCAGGGGTTCTACAACCTGTTTCTCGCTATCGTGACCGCGGTCGGGGTGATCCTGCTCGCCATCGGACAGGTGCCTGCGGGCGCAGCACTCACTTTTGCCGGTGTTGGGTCGATGGCCGCGGCGGCGACAGTGCTCCTGCTGTCATCGCCAGACAAACGGGGAGCGGCCCTCAAACAGGGCACGATTCCGCTCGTAGCGGTTATTCTGCTCATCATCGCCGTTGCGATGTAG
- a CDS encoding ABC-F family ATP-binding cassette domain-containing protein produces the protein MAHLLGAESLHLEVPTKVVFDSVTLGVAEGDRIGIVGRNGDGKSSLLMMLAGRRDPDGGKVTMRGGTTIGVLDQADVFAGGETVGNAIVGDRPEYEWAGDSRTREVIAGLVKDLAWDAPVDSLSGGQRRRVALARLLVGDWEILALDEPTNHLDVEAIAWLANHLKRRWPNGQGALLVVTHDRWFLDEVCNATWEVHDRIVEPFEGGYAAYILQRVERDRQAATIEQKRQNLARKELAWLRRGAPARTAKPKFRIDAANELIADVPEIRDRVSLQSMAVARLGKEVVNIVDAGVAYGERQVLEDVTWLLAPGERTGILGVNGAGKSTLLGLISGDVEPTSGRVKRGKTVKIATLTQQLDELEEHLNDPVRVVISRLRTSFTVGTGSKAQELTPGQLLEQMGFASAQLSTPVKDLSGGQKRRLQLLLILLDQPNVLILDEPTNDLDTDMLAAMEDLLDSWPGTLIVVSHDRYFLERVTDQQYAILQHHLRHLPGGVDEYLKLRNAEERANEASGQVAAPTAAAATATAGSASLALGGSERRAVEKEQQAVERRLAKLDGEIKKLHARMADHDQSDYAGLGAIGDELRATETEVGELEERWLEISEQLS, from the coding sequence ATGGCACATCTTCTTGGGGCAGAGTCCCTACATCTCGAGGTTCCGACGAAGGTCGTGTTCGACTCAGTGACGCTTGGCGTTGCCGAGGGCGATCGCATCGGCATTGTGGGCCGCAACGGCGACGGCAAATCTAGCCTGCTCATGATGCTGGCCGGGAGGCGCGATCCCGACGGCGGCAAGGTGACTATGCGCGGTGGCACCACGATCGGGGTGCTCGACCAGGCCGATGTGTTCGCGGGCGGTGAGACCGTCGGGAACGCCATCGTTGGCGACCGTCCCGAATACGAGTGGGCCGGAGATTCGCGCACCCGCGAGGTGATCGCTGGACTCGTAAAAGATCTCGCCTGGGACGCACCCGTCGACTCGCTCTCCGGCGGGCAGCGCCGCCGTGTTGCCCTCGCACGCCTGTTGGTGGGGGACTGGGAGATTCTTGCTCTTGACGAGCCCACGAACCACCTCGACGTTGAGGCGATTGCGTGGCTCGCGAACCACCTGAAGCGCCGCTGGCCAAACGGGCAGGGTGCACTGTTGGTCGTCACTCACGATCGCTGGTTTCTCGACGAGGTCTGCAACGCAACCTGGGAGGTGCACGACCGCATCGTCGAGCCGTTTGAGGGCGGCTACGCGGCGTATATTCTGCAGCGGGTCGAGCGGGATCGCCAGGCCGCGACCATCGAGCAGAAGCGACAGAACCTTGCTCGGAAGGAGCTAGCTTGGCTGCGCCGTGGCGCTCCGGCACGCACGGCCAAGCCGAAATTCCGTATCGACGCGGCAAACGAGCTCATCGCCGATGTGCCCGAGATTCGGGATCGTGTTTCTCTGCAGTCGATGGCCGTTGCGCGCCTCGGCAAAGAGGTGGTGAACATTGTGGACGCGGGTGTCGCCTACGGTGAGCGGCAGGTGCTCGAAGACGTGACCTGGCTACTCGCGCCGGGTGAGCGCACCGGAATTCTCGGGGTCAACGGTGCCGGCAAATCAACGCTGCTCGGGCTGATTTCGGGCGATGTTGAGCCGACTTCCGGTCGAGTAAAGCGCGGCAAGACCGTAAAGATCGCGACGCTCACGCAGCAGCTTGATGAGCTCGAAGAACACCTGAACGATCCCGTGCGCGTGGTGATCTCGCGACTGCGCACGAGCTTTACCGTTGGCACCGGCTCGAAAGCTCAGGAGCTCACCCCCGGTCAGCTGCTTGAACAGATGGGCTTCGCGAGCGCACAGCTGTCGACCCCGGTGAAGGATCTCTCGGGTGGCCAGAAGCGACGCCTGCAGCTGCTGCTGATCCTGCTCGATCAACCCAACGTGCTCATTCTCGATGAGCCAACCAACGACCTCGACACCGACATGCTCGCGGCGATGGAGGATCTGCTCGACTCTTGGCCCGGCACCCTGATCGTGGTGTCGCACGACCGTTACTTCTTGGAGCGTGTCACTGATCAGCAGTACGCGATCCTGCAGCATCACCTGCGGCACTTGCCCGGTGGCGTCGACGAATACTTGAAGCTGCGGAATGCTGAAGAGCGGGCGAACGAGGCCTCGGGCCAGGTCGCCGCGCCCACAGCAGCGGCAGCAACAGCGACAGCGGGATCCGCGAGCCTCGCACTTGGCGGATCAGAGCGCCGCGCCGTCGAGAAAGAACAGCAGGCGGTAGAGCGTCGACTCGCGAAACTTGACGGCGAGATCAAGAAGCTGCACGCGCGCATGGCCGATCACGACCAGAGCGACTACGCGGGCCTCGGCGCGATTGGTGACGAGCTGCGAGCGACCGAGACTGAGGTCGGCGAGCTTGAAGAGCGCTGGCTGGAGATTTCGGAACAGCTTTCCTGA